The genomic interval tacagtgacccaatcataatggtacaacagtattggcagcagctctaaccatacacactgttcagtgtgttcgttacttttggcgggacccaattacaacatttagggtatctttgaaattaaccaattacagagtgagttcagggtcttgtttggtgactatagggttaactttaacactaggtaacagggtcttatctaaagttcccatctgcaggactcacccttaggaatgtggggagaggtagctggcctttcctgattggataccgcagtggtctgcttttgccccCGGTAATGTATATCcgtcaaatggccaaatggttccgactgcccttaggccttctagtttagaggggaaacaaagcctgtcatggcgtctgctaggttcagacccGTGTTCTTACATACCCATTTCCACTTCCAGACCACAGCAAGGCTTTcatccctgtctgtctgtctgtctctgtctctcatctctctgcctttctcttttggGCATAATATTCCTTTCTCATTAAGCTACCCTCTGCTAGAAAACCCCAGAAAACCCCAGCTATTGTTCTACTCCATTCtaatttcctttcccccatgtatattatattaaaattctataaatacTGAAGTAGCATGTTTGCCTTACCCTATTTGAAGAAACCTCTTTATCTACACCTGCCTAGGGGCCTCCTGCATCATGAGCTCCTGTCTTTTACCTTTTTACTACTTTTTACAATTTGTATTCATCTATCCActtatttgtttacttgcttAAGGTTTGCTTCCCACTCAAGATTGCAAACTTCATGAGGGTAGGGATCATATGGACCCAactttttgttcattcatttgtatcCAACTCCTGGTACTCAACAAACAGATATTGAAttgattaatgaatgaatgaataaatgaatgaatctcagaATATGGAGGGAGatttaaagttatttctttatCCTAAATGGTGAgtatcatgtattattttttttgcctAGCATAAATAGGCAAGTCACTGAGACCTTCCCAATGGGCCTTCCCATTGGTCATTGAGACCTTCTTATTAGGCAAGTCGTTGAGACATTTACCTTTCAGAGAACCCTTGTCAATGTCTGGTGACATTTTTGGTTGGGGATGTGCTTAGAGAAATTTTACTGACATCTACCAGCATCTACTAGGAGGGATGCTGTTAAAACCCATTCAATGTACAGGGCAGATTCCCACATCAGAGTTATCTTATCtcaaatgtcaacagtgctgaTGTTGGGAAAGTCTGGCCTAGGTCTTTGTCATgtaaacaattattattattttacaaaaccaGATTCTCAGAAAATAGTAGAAAGAATCTAATTTTCTGGATTAGGAAACAGATGGCCAGATGGATTAATAATAATACCTGTGGCACTTTATAACTTGAAAAGCAAGTTTGTACATATGTAGGTCACAGCTCTGTAGTGGCAAGAGTCTTGAACCTTTCTTTGAGAAGTCTGAGTGGTGCTTTCCCTTGCCCTGTGGAGTTCAGCTTTGCAGGGCTGGGAAATTACTAAggaattgtgttttcattttccaactTTCTGCTCATTATTCCTTATTTGAATTCATTCAGGATTAGAAATAGAAGTTCTATCAGAACCACAAATGTGTGTAGATAGAGGCTTCGCTGCCCATTTCTCATGTGGACAGAGAGACATCATGGATATGTTTCCAGAACAATCTCTGAGAAGAGAATTGATCTCCTTTCTACCAGGACTGACAGTCATAGCACCTCAAAAATGTTGTGTGTCTACATACCATGCTGTTTTTTAATGCTTGTCTGTGATGCATTACACCAATCTCAAGgtgtttttaatgtatattaccTTTTCTATTTGTTGGTAGCCCATGCAGATACAAAAATGACTCctaacaagagagaaaaagcaaagtatTAACTCTCACTATTTTCACCATATTGTGTCTCTGTACAAAAATCCAATGAGGTGACCACATCAAGACCGAGAATCGGGGAAAGATTCAAgtctaaggaaaaagaaatctttggttCAAGAAACTTAATGGCTAAGCTAATTTAATGTTAAGAGTTGTTTTGTAGAATACCTTTCCTAATCATCACTGTTGCGAATAATCTTCCATGTTCACACGTTATACTACAGGGATTCCATGCAGGGATTTTCCCACTGATGGCATTTATTTATGTGGAAGGACTGCATGTCTTAGTAACGCAGGTCAGACAacacagagacaaagaggagGTGATCCTTCAACTCCGCAATTAGATCCCATATCAGCAGCTGCAGTTGCAAAGAGGAACACcagaggtaaaaagaaaaatatattttttgtgaatAAAAGGGAATTTTATCAAAGTAAAGGAACAAAGCATTACTTAGTTGAAATTAACACCAGCTAATCTTgtacaatataattttttaaatgctcatttatttattttgagaaaaagagaaagcatgagcaaggacGAGGGGGGAAGtagcaaagagagggggagagagagagagcacccttGGCAggggacgcagggcttgaacacaggaaATGCCAGACAACACTctggcaaaatcaagagttgtacgctcaaccgactgaaccacccaggcgcccctacaatatAATtgtgttcaattttattttgttatatagaaagcatttaagatttataataataaatggaaagtGGAAAACCATTAGTAATAATAGCTGATAATTTCTTCAGGCATCGTGGTGTATTTATGATTCTCTCCCCAGgagtatttaaaaagtagaatccTATATTCAGTGTGAAAATCAAGTAGAGACTTCTCCACATGCACCATGAGCACCAACTCATCCCCCTCTACGGCTGAGCAGCTCTGCTACCAGAACGTGACCGGATCCTGCGTGAAAGCTCCCTACTCCCCTGGACCCCGGCTCATTCTCTACATGGTATTCAGCATCGGGGCAATGCTGGCTGTGTTTGGAAACTTTCTGGTGATGATTTCAATCCTGCATTTCAAGCAGCTGCACTCTCCAACCAATTTTCTCATCGCATCTCTGGCCTGTGCTGACTTTCTGGTGGGGGTGACCGTCATGCCCTTCAGCATGGTCAGGTCTGTGGAGAGCTGCTGGTACTTTGGGCCAAGCTTCTGTACCTTCCACACTTGCTGTGACGTGGCGTTTTGTTATTcttccctcttccacttgtgcttcATCTCCATCGACAGGTACATCGCTGTTACTGACCCTTTGGTCTATCCTACCAAGTTCACGGTGTCTGTGTCAGGGATATGCATCTGTATCTCCTGGATCCTGCCTCTTGTATACAGTGGTGCCGTGTTCTACACGGGTGTCTATGATGATGGACTGGAGGAGTTATCTAGTGCCCTCAACTGTGTAGGAGGCTGTCAGACAGTTGTAAATCAAAACTGGGTATTGATagattttctgtccttttttataCCTACCCTTGTTATGATAATTCTctatagcaatatttttcttgtgGCTAGACAGCAGGctaaaaagattgaaaatactGGGAGCAAAATAGAATTGTCATCAGTTAGTTATAAATCCAGAGTAGCCAAGAGAGAGCGAAAAGCAGCGAAGACCCTGGGTATCACTGTGATAACatttatgatttcatggttaccATACAGTATTGACTCTTTAATTGATGCTTATATGGGTTTCATAACCCCTGCCTACATTTATGAGATTTGCTGTTGGTGTGCTTATTATAATTCAGCCATGAACCCTTtgatttatgctttattttaccCATGGTTCAGGAAAGCCATAAAAGTTATCGTGAGTGGCTGGGTTTTCAAGGACAGTTCGGCCACCATGAATGTGTTCTCTTAACAAATGTAAGCAATCGGGCTGAGAAAGTACAAGAAACCTTTacaatttccaaaggaaatgagtTTGTAAAAATCAAATAAGACTATTAATGAAGAGAAAACCATCTGCTCTTCAAATTTAACAGGATAAATCAATGTTTTCTAGTATTAACTGTGTGCTTCCTtgtcatttctgaaaaaaatatttgtataactaGTAAATGTCAAATCCCCATTTGTTAAGGGCTACAGAGCTCACCATCCCTCATTTCCTGCAcacatttccctccctcccttttgctCTTGCATTTCATTGATTCTTCCCTTTGTAGTCTGAAAacgcatttttaaaatttttttcttccctcttttccttagAGAAAAGTTTTCTACTTACTTCCAAATTGTTCAAAAATTTCTCTGAAGTTAGCTTTCACAAGGCTgttgtcttatttgttttttgggttggCTTTGCTtgttttcccaaaggaaaattGGGGGAAGCAGTGAAATCTACTATGCTGGCTGTCTGCTTGGCACCTGTGTGAGGAATTTGCTTCAGCAGCTCCTGGATCCTGCCTCTTGTATACAGTGGGTGCCCGTGAGGATGGGATGAAGGAATTAGTAAGTGCCCTCCGTTCCAGACATGGTTGCCAGCTTGTTATAAATCAATTCTGGATATTGAcagaatttctattatttttcacatCTAGCTTTCTTAGTATTGCATCtagtaatatttttcttgtggctaaaaaacatattaaagagACTGAAAATATTAGTACAAAATGGAATCATTATCAGGGACTTGCAAGGCTAGgatggctgagagagagagagagagagagagagagagagagagagagagagaatgagaaagggatACCCTAGGTATCACAGTGTAACATGTTTGGTGTCATGATTACCACATGCAATTGattcattcactgattctttTAGGGGTTTATGACACCTTCATATGTTATGAGGTATTTTAATGGTTTGGTTATTGTGAACTTGCTCTAAATACTATGATGTATGCTTTACTTTACCTATGGTTTGGGAGAGCAGGAAATTTTATTATAAGTGGCCAATATTAAAAGACCATTCATTGACcacaaatttaatttctaaatgaaCCTAAATTGATTGATCTGGTGACATATTGAAAATTTCCTAATGATTATAATGCAAATTATAGcacattaaaatgatattttaaataatggaggAAAAATGGTACTTTAATTTCAGAAACATAACCTATAGGGCTTTTGGTTTGTTGGTGAAATGAACATCTTTAAGCATTTGATAGAAATGTATTTACTAAATAATGGTTTGCACAAGGCTCCTTAAATCTGTGCCCTTCCCTACTTTGTCAGgtgcttttttcctcttccaggTCTCACATTCCTTTCTTACCTTTCCCTCACTGTCAAGGATTTCCTGGTCTCATGTTCCCTGTTAAGGTCTTGTATTCCCTGCCTTTTACTGGACTAGTTTAACTCTGCATTCATTTGAGCAGCTTGTTTCTTGCGGGGCGGGGGCAGATTTCTGGAGATTCTAGGACGTCGTCTCTCGCCCATATGCATGAGCTATTTCAAACTCAGGACAAgactcatattttatattttgggggcatATAATGTAAATGTGGGAATAATCATGAGCAAATGGCACAAATTCTTCAATAGGGATTATCTATTGATATGATAGTTTTCTTATCACATAAGGTTTGTTGTTCTATCTTCAATCATGATGGAGGAAATTTTCTGTCATCTTTTCTATTAAACATATTCAAGGTTTATATGTTGTCCATGTTTATGGGAAAAGGATGGGTTATTCAAGAAatgatgttggggtgcctgggcggctctgtcagATAAacatccgaatttggctcaggtcatgatctccctgtttgtgggtttaagccctgctttgggctctgtgctgacagctcagagcctggagcctgcttcagattctgtctccctctctctctgccactcccctgcttgtgctcgctctgtctaccaaaaatggacattaaaaatattttttaaaatgttgatgtgGTATTTAACTTTCTGGTAAAAATATTGTTCAGCATCCTGCTTCATGTATTTcacaaaatcaaattttaaagaaaataaagcatttatgGTTTTTCATTGGTGAAATTGTAACAGAGAATTCCTATCTTGCTCTAAAGGCCATCTGAGGGAACACATTAGATCAAGGTCCAGGGGAAGCAGCCATCGTGTTTTCAGGGGTATGTTTTCTAATACCAAGGGCAGGACTTGGAGGCAAACTGTTGGTTATCTTGCATCATACAAAGTTTTCAGTCACTTATTTGCACTTGCCAATCAGTTTGAAAGTTTTGAACTTTCTAGACAATCCTAAAATAAAAGGTCATTAAATACCCATCTCCCCAGTGACTCAAAGTGTGAGACATTTCTCATTATCAGGGAGAAAGATGCATTAATGATCTCTGTGCTCTTTCCAGTGCCTACACTGATACATTTGTTaatgagaggaaggggagagaaatgtTTTGTACGCTTGTCT from Suricata suricatta isolate VVHF042 chromosome 7, meerkat_22Aug2017_6uvM2_HiC, whole genome shotgun sequence carries:
- the LOC115296705 gene encoding trace amine-associated receptor 6, which gives rise to MSTNSSPSTAEQLCYQNVTGSCVKAPYSPGPRLILYMVFSIGAMLAVFGNFLVMISILHFKQLHSPTNFLIASLACADFLVGVTVMPFSMVRSVESCWYFGPSFCTFHTCCDVAFCYSSLFHLCFISIDRYIAVTDPLVYPTKFTVSVSGICICISWILPLVYSGAVFYTGVYDDGLEELSSALNCVGGCQTVVNQNWVLIDFLSFFIPTLVMIILYSNIFLVARQQAKKIENTGSKIELSSVSYKSRVAKRERKAAKTLGITVITFMISWLPYSIDSLIDAYMGFITPAYIYEICCWCAYYNSAMNPLIYALFYPWFRKAIKVIVSGWVFKDSSATMNVFS